The sequence TTCGCGCACGAGCGCGGCATCGACCTTGCCATCAAGGACGAAGGGGTCGAGTCGCTGCTGGGCGCGCCGCTGATGGTGGGCAACCACTGCATCGGCGTGCTGTGCATCTGCGACCGCAAGCCCCGGCGCCATGCGCCCTGGGAGGTCGCGATGCTTTCAGCGCTGGCGGCGCAGGCCGCCGTCGCGATCGAGAACGCGCGGCTGTTCCAGGAAGCGCAGGTGGCGCTGCAGCGCGCCAGCGAGGCCAACGCCTCGCTGCACCGCCAAGCCGAGGAGACCCAGGCGGCGGCCGACGCACAGGAACAGATGACGAGGCTCGTCGCGCGCGGCTGCAGCCTCGTCGACATCCTCGACATGGTCGGCACGATGCTCGGCGGCCACATCGTGCTGCTCGACGAAGCCGGACAACCCACGCAGCGCGCCGCCGCCTCGCCCGCGCACCTCGCCGGCGGACTGAACGAGCTGCTGGGCCGCACCGAGGTCCAGGACCTGGTGCACGCGGCGCTGATCGAAGGACGCCGCAGCGGCGTTTCGCAGGCGATCGACGGCGGACCGGCGCGGCACCTTCGCGTGGCGACGCTGATGGGCGCCGACCGGCTGCTGGGCGCCATCCTGATGCTGTCGGACCGCGCGATGAGCGCCACCGAGATCCGCACCTTCGAGCGGGGCGCGCTGGTGGCGGGCGTGGTGCTGCTGTCGCAGGAGCGCAGCGAGCTGGAGGTGAGCAGCGAATCGGCGGCGACCATCCGCGCCCTGGTGAGCTGGCAGCAGGAATCGCTCGCGGCGTTGCAGTTGCGGGCCCAGCCGCTGGGGCTGGACCTGAAGCTGGCCCTGCGCATGATCGTGCTCGCCGTGGAAGACCGGCACATCGAATACGCATTGCGCCGCATGCGCCCGGCCGTGGCGCGCGGCACGCTGCTCGAGGAATTCGAAGGCTTCATCGTCGCCGTCTGCCCGGATGCGGGCGCCGAGGCGTTGCAGTCGGCGCTGCAGGGCGCGCTGCTGTCGGACGCGCGCCTCGGCGCGATCGGCGTGGTGTCCGGGCCCGTGTCGCAGGTCGACCTGC comes from Variovorax paradoxus and encodes:
- a CDS encoding helix-turn-helix domain-containing protein, with protein sequence MTENGTQDVSLAAGELQSELLAMLQRNAGTREFDEMLERVEAGVPDPARRAQLAGSVRAAMAVCEQLTLQQRRERGLLVVLESAHDLTSIRDLELVLQAIVRRARQIFASDIGYLTNFDRVRNDFYIRATEGAISERFKNVRVPPDHGICGHVLKHKTPYHSTDYLTDQGFAHERGIDLAIKDEGVESLLGAPLMVGNHCIGVLCICDRKPRRHAPWEVAMLSALAAQAAVAIENARLFQEAQVALQRASEANASLHRQAEETQAAADAQEQMTRLVARGCSLVDILDMVGTMLGGHIVLLDEAGQPTQRAAASPAHLAGGLNELLGRTEVQDLVHAALIEGRRSGVSQAIDGGPARHLRVATLMGADRLLGAILMLSDRAMSATEIRTFERGALVAGVVLLSQERSELEVSSESAATIRALVSWQQESLAALQLRAQPLGLDLKLALRMIVLAVEDRHIEYALRRMRPAVARGTLLEEFEGFIVAVCPDAGAEALQSALQGALLSDARLGAIGVVSGPVSQVDLLPESFRALKRGIDILRALGRSHELVPEATLTMYSMLFEQRRAADVAGFIEATVGGLVQQDRRRGTDLAGTLLAYLEHAQNAKATADSLQIHVNTLRQRLETIDELLAGWRQGGRFLELHVALRMHMLRQGVQALAPRRGTADA